The Stratiformator vulcanicus genome has a segment encoding these proteins:
- the larA gene encoding nickel-dependent lactate racemase, producing the protein MQLRLDYGKTGLDIEVPDANLVGPLTLQPVEPLDDPTAAVERLLADPIGTPPLSEIAKDKRSACIVICDITRPVPNAMLLGPILSTLETSGIPREGICILIATGLHRPNEGEELVELVGREIAENYRCENHFGKRIEEHTYCGESPNGVPIWIDSRYVEAELKITTGLIEPHLMAGYSGGRKLICPGIAALETVKVWHSPKFLEHPNADCGFLEGNPVHEENTWIGLHVGCDFIVNVTLDEKRRVTSVVAGDMIKAFHAGVENVREIVAAEVDAPVDVVVTSCAGYPLDQNFYQSVKGLTGVLSILKRGGTIILAADLSEGVGSPEFDSLFDQNESLDEFMHKITNTDYFVMDQWQLEELAKVRRKVEVVYVTGGLAPEELDRLFVSSAPTVEAAIESALDKHGSDARIAVVPKGPYVMPVLAGRDA; encoded by the coding sequence ATGCAACTCCGCCTCGACTACGGCAAGACCGGTCTCGACATCGAAGTCCCCGACGCCAATCTCGTCGGGCCGCTCACGCTCCAGCCGGTTGAGCCACTCGACGACCCGACCGCCGCAGTTGAACGACTGCTTGCCGATCCGATCGGTACGCCGCCCCTTTCGGAAATCGCGAAGGACAAGCGGTCCGCCTGCATCGTGATTTGCGACATCACGCGTCCCGTACCGAACGCGATGCTGCTGGGGCCGATCCTCAGCACCCTCGAAACATCCGGCATCCCGCGGGAGGGCATCTGCATTCTGATCGCGACCGGTTTGCATCGCCCCAACGAAGGCGAGGAACTCGTTGAGTTGGTGGGCCGCGAGATCGCAGAGAACTACCGCTGCGAGAACCACTTCGGCAAACGCATTGAAGAGCACACCTACTGCGGCGAGTCGCCCAACGGCGTGCCGATCTGGATCGACTCGCGCTATGTCGAAGCCGAACTCAAGATCACGACCGGCCTGATCGAACCGCACCTGATGGCCGGCTACTCCGGCGGTCGCAAACTCATCTGCCCCGGCATCGCAGCCCTCGAAACGGTCAAGGTCTGGCACTCGCCGAAGTTTCTCGAACATCCCAATGCCGACTGCGGGTTTCTCGAAGGCAACCCGGTTCACGAGGAAAACACTTGGATCGGGTTGCACGTCGGCTGCGACTTTATTGTGAACGTGACGCTCGACGAGAAACGCCGGGTCACGAGCGTCGTCGCGGGCGACATGATCAAAGCGTTTCATGCCGGAGTGGAGAACGTTCGCGAAATCGTGGCGGCTGAGGTTGATGCGCCGGTCGATGTTGTCGTGACGTCGTGCGCTGGCTATCCACTCGACCAGAATTTTTATCAGTCGGTAAAAGGCCTGACCGGCGTCCTTTCGATCTTGAAGCGCGGCGGAACGATCATTCTCGCGGCCGATCTGTCCGAAGGGGTCGGCAGCCCTGAATTCGATAGCCTGTTCGACCAAAACGAATCGCTCGACGAATTCATGCACAAGATTACGAACACCGACTACTTCGTCATGGATCAGTGGCAGCTTGAAGAACTGGCCAAGGTCCGCCGTAAGGTCGAGGTCGTTTACGTCACCGGCGGACTGGCGCCGGAAGAACTCGACCGTCTGTTCGTCTCGTCAGCACCGACGGTCGAGGCCGCAATCGAATCGGCTCTCGATAAACACGGCTCCGACGCGCGCATCGCCGTCGTGCCGAAAGGTCCCTACGTGATGCCAGTCCTCGCCGGCCGGGACGCGTGA
- a CDS encoding secondary thiamine-phosphate synthase enzyme YjbQ, whose translation MGATGTQTPEAMNCSQTTISLPSHSRGYHLITQYVHEAMRELGPVECGLLHVFIQHTSAALTINENADPDVRVDFETAMNHIVPEHLDYEHTLEGPDDMTSHVKSSLLGPSVTVPVTNGKLALGIWQGIYLCEHRNHGGSRTLTLTLMGN comes from the coding sequence ATGGGGGCTACCGGAACCCAAACGCCTGAAGCGATGAATTGCTCACAGACCACCATTTCGCTGCCTTCCCATTCGCGCGGGTATCACCTCATCACGCAATATGTGCATGAGGCGATGCGCGAGCTTGGTCCCGTCGAATGCGGTCTGCTCCACGTCTTCATCCAGCACACGTCGGCGGCGCTCACCATCAACGAGAACGCCGACCCCGACGTGCGCGTCGATTTTGAAACGGCGATGAATCACATCGTGCCGGAGCACCTCGACTATGAACACACCCTCGAAGGCCCGGACGACATGACTTCGCATGTGAAGTCGAGCCTGCTCGGCCCGAGCGTCACCGTTCCAGTTACCAACGGCAAACTGGCTCTGGGAATCTGGCAGGGCATCTATCTTTGCGAGCACCGCAACCACGGCGGCTCCCGCACTTTGACCCTGACCCTCATGGGCAATTAG
- a CDS encoding hydroxypyruvate isomerase family protein — MNRRNFLAGTAATATAVATAGLAPTAGAQNTGTGENAGPKSFRLKYAPHFGTFDNIAGNDPVDQLKFIADQGFTALEDNPMAGRPIDEQKRIASEMERLDIEMGVFVANWPASDYFKNPRLASGRKSDLDKFLKEMRTAIEVGKRVNAKWATVVCGTLDHGKEMGYQTANVVEALRRASDICEETGLIMVLEPLNHYANHPELFLSGSPQAYEICRAVNSPHCKILFDIYHQQITEGNLIPNIDMCWDEIAYFQIGDNPGRKEPGTGEINYRNVFKHIHKRGFDGILGMEHGQSLPGEDGEWAVLNAYRAHDQF, encoded by the coding sequence ATGAATCGCCGTAATTTTCTAGCCGGAACCGCCGCGACCGCGACCGCCGTTGCTACCGCAGGATTGGCCCCAACTGCCGGCGCTCAGAATACCGGCACAGGCGAAAACGCCGGCCCAAAGTCATTTCGCCTGAAGTACGCTCCGCATTTCGGCACGTTCGACAACATCGCCGGCAACGACCCGGTCGACCAATTGAAGTTCATTGCCGATCAGGGCTTCACCGCATTGGAAGATAATCCGATGGCGGGGCGACCGATCGATGAGCAGAAGCGAATCGCTTCAGAAATGGAGCGGCTTGATATCGAGATGGGCGTGTTTGTCGCGAATTGGCCGGCGAGTGATTACTTCAAGAACCCCCGATTGGCATCGGGCCGGAAGTCCGACCTCGACAAGTTTTTGAAAGAGATGCGAACGGCGATCGAAGTCGGGAAGCGGGTCAACGCAAAGTGGGCCACCGTGGTCTGCGGGACGCTCGACCACGGTAAGGAGATGGGTTACCAGACGGCCAATGTGGTCGAAGCCCTGCGGCGGGCCTCGGACATCTGCGAGGAGACCGGCTTAATTATGGTTCTGGAGCCGCTGAACCATTACGCGAATCATCCCGAATTGTTCCTGAGCGGAAGCCCGCAGGCGTACGAAATTTGCCGGGCGGTCAACAGTCCGCATTGCAAGATTCTGTTCGACATTTACCACCAGCAGATCACCGAAGGAAACCTGATCCCGAACATCGACATGTGCTGGGACGAGATCGCCTACTTCCAAATCGGCGATAACCCCGGTCGCAAGGAACCGGGGACCGGCGAAATCAACTATCGCAATGTATTTAAGCACATCCACAAGAGAGGCTTCGACGGAATTCTCGGCATGGAGCACGGGCAGTCGCTGCCGGGCGAAGATGGCGAGTGGGCGGTGCTCAACGCGTATCGGGCACATGATCAGTTTTGA
- a CDS encoding peptide chain release factor family protein — protein sequence MTSASRSHPPAEPSPRLRPPHPAEASDEELLADCQLKRVRRSGPGGQHRNKVETGVVLRHEPTGTTAEAAERRSVEQNKKVAVRRLRERLALKLRCERNDEGPLPELWTRRIKNRRITISSSHSDLAPLIAIALDFVARYGGDTRVAADRLGITPSQLVRFLKLLPAAFQVANDIREQNGQHRLR from the coding sequence ATGACGTCTGCGAGCAGATCCCATCCACCAGCAGAACCTTCGCCCCGGCTGAGGCCGCCTCATCCGGCTGAAGCGAGCGACGAAGAGCTTTTGGCCGACTGTCAGTTGAAACGGGTGCGGCGATCGGGACCCGGAGGGCAGCATCGCAATAAAGTCGAAACCGGTGTGGTCCTCCGACACGAGCCCACCGGCACAACCGCTGAGGCAGCCGAACGTCGCTCTGTCGAGCAGAACAAGAAGGTCGCGGTTCGGCGACTCCGCGAGCGGTTGGCGCTCAAGCTACGCTGTGAACGAAACGATGAGGGGCCACTTCCTGAATTGTGGACGAGGCGGATCAAGAATAGGCGAATCACAATTAGCTCCTCTCACTCTGATCTCGCCCCGTTGATCGCGATCGCACTCGATTTTGTCGCGAGGTACGGTGGTGACACCCGGGTCGCGGCCGACCGGCTCGGGATTACGCCGTCGCAACTGGTACGATTCCTGAAGTTACTCCCTGCGGCGTTCCAAGTGGCCAACGACATTCGAGAGCAAAACGGTCA